In a single window of the Labeo rohita strain BAU-BD-2019 chromosome 23, IGBB_LRoh.1.0, whole genome shotgun sequence genome:
- the rnf207b gene encoding RING finger protein 207 isoform X2, with amino-acid sequence MLEHQSVVKGINALPPEDRLLKFLVDSSADSEETVQCANCDLECKKQDVDAMYYCNTCCQPLCRDCRETTHKAKMFSCHEIVSLAKRTKEAHKKCALHEELYIMFSTEKKSMLCINCFRDMQVESRAHCIDIETAYIQGCEKLDQAVLAVKELQTSAREAIILLKAMIGEVRANVDEEESAICTLFNNMQERLAERKKILLKAARSQHEEKERAFKEQLSHLAALLPTLQVHLVTCSAFLSSANKFEFLDMGYQLMERLKKIVKLPHRLRPAQSSKINTEYRSEFARCLEPLLLLGQRRSVSTTGNVALGLGNASGLMPSSLSVQCHSPAMSDMSLCSSVVHRPTSHRYISTKVLLAEGGETPFMEHCCNYENSYRTLQTEIQKLKDQVQEIHRDLTKHHSLTKPDTMNEILERSVQVDKQISSEYSSVELMRAIFEEIWEETLQRVANEQEIYEAQLHDLLQLKQENSYLTTISRQIGPYIHSIAKVKERLEPRLKEPKELKDDRTEIMLKLYEDSTSATDTQPSNELSCNTEDNWTLNSLSEETNPKNKDYYRPNKQKNAIDTANRKEIPI; translated from the exons GATGTGGATGCAATGTATTATTGCAACACTTGTTGCCAGCCACTATGTCGAGACTGCAGGGAAACCACCCACAAAGCCAAGATGTTTTCCTGCCACGAGATTGTCTCCTTGGCAAAGCGCACCAAAGAAGCCCACAAAAAATGTG CCCTCCATGAGGAACTCTACATCATGTTTTCTACAGAGAAAAAGTCCATGCTCTGCATCAACTGCTTCAGAGACATGCAAGT GGAGAGCAGAGCACACTGCATTGATATTGAGACAGCATATATACAAGGCTGTGAAAAATTGGACCAAGCCGTCTTA GCTGTTAAGGAGCTTCAGACGTCAGCGCGGGAAGCTATTATTCTGCTCAAAGCCATGATTGGAGAGGTCAGGGCCAATGTGGATGAAGAAGAGAGCGCCATCTGCACTCTGTTCAATAATATGCAG gaaaGACtagcagaaagaaaaaagattcTACTCAAGGCAGCACGaag tcAGCATGAGGAGAAGGAGAGAGCCTTTAAAGAGCAGTTATCTCATCTTGCAGCACTCCTGCCAACTCTTCAG GTTCATCTTGTTACGTGTTCTGCCTTCCTAAGCTCAGCAAATAAGTTTGAGTTCTTGGACATGGGATAT CAATTAATGGAGAGACTAAAGAAGATTGTGAAACTACCACACAGGCTGAGACCAGCACAGAGCAGTAAG ATAAACACAGAATATCGCTCCGAGTTTGCTCGATGCCTGGAGCCGCTATTGCTGTTGGGGCAGAGGCGTTCAGTGTCCACTACAGGGAATGTGGCTTTAGGTCTGGGAAATGCCAGTGGACT GATGCCATCATCTCTGTCAGTGCAGTGTCACTCTCCAGCCATGAGTGACATGTCACTGTGCTCCTCGGTGGTGCACAGACCAACTTCACACCGTTACATCAGCACCAAGGTCCTGCTGGCGGAAGGTGGAGAGACGCCCTTTATGGAGCACTGCTGCAACTACGAGAACAGCTATAGG ACTTTACAGACAGAAATCCAAAAGCTCAAAGACCAGGTGCAGGAGATTCACAGAGACCTGACCAAGCACCATTCCCTCACCAAACCTGACACCATGAATGAGATTTTGGAGAGGTCTGTTCAGGTGGACAAACAGATCTCATCAGAGTACTCTTCGGTCGAGCTCATGCGGGCCATATTTGAGGAG ATTTGGGAGGAGACATTACAAAGGGTGGCAAATGAACAGGAGATTTATGAAG ctcAACTTCATGACCTACTTCAGTTAAAACAGGAGAACTCCTATTTGACCACTATCTCCAGACAAATTGGCCCCTACATTCACTCCATAGCAAAAGTGAAAGAGCGTCTGGAACCCAG GCTGAAGGAGCCTAAAGAACTAAAAGATGACCGCACAGAGATCATGCTGAAGCTGTATGAGGACAGCACGTCCGCTACAGACACACAGCCCAG CAATGAGCTGTCCTgtaacactgaggacaactggaCTCTAAACAGCCTATCAGAAGAGACCAATCCCAAGAACAAAGACTACTACAGGCCAAACAAGCAGAAGAACGCCATCGATACAGCCAATCGCAAAGAAATACCAATATAA
- the icmt gene encoding protein-S-isoprenylcysteine O-methyltransferase, with product MAGSKLVLEGRVSIISFISGLGVLVIPLLVKFGSHIDWIFDYLTDVNGKIAIAAYITVINGFLLIIYKGPLYKVAVRACFLGFAFGCGLILSFADTTWTHFGWYMCSLSFFHYSEYLVTAIINPRSLSLDSFLLNHSVEYTVAAVSSWIEFTVEKLLIPEIKQMNWLCLVGLLMVFCGEGLRKAAMLTAGSNFNHIVQNEKAQSHVLVTTGVYALFRHPSYVGWFYWSIGTQIMLCNPICILGYTIASWRFFRERIEEEEISLINFFGEDYIEYKKKVFTGLPFISGIRVNS from the exons atggcAGGCAGCAAGTTGGTGCTAGAAGGGAGGGTAAGTATTATTAGCTTTATCTCAGGACTGGGCGTCCTCGTAATACCTTTACTTGTAAAATTCGGCTCTCACATTGACTGGATATTCGATTACCTCACGGATGTGAACGGGAAAATAGCCATCGCGGCGTATATCACAGTTATCAATGGCTTCCTGCTAATCATTTACAAGGGACCTTTATACAAG GTGGCTGTTCGAGCCTGTTTTCTTGGATTTGCCTTTGGATGTGGTCTCATTTTAAGTTTTGCAGATACAACATGGACACACTTTGGCTG GTACATGTGTTCGCTGTCATTTTTTCACTACTCTGAGTACCTGGTTACTGCCATCATCAATCCACGCAGTCTGTCTCTAGATTCGTTCCTGCTCAACCATAGCGTTGAGTACACCGTAGCAGCTGTTTCCTCCTGGATAGAGTTTACTGTGGAAAAGCTCCTTATTCCAG AGATAAAGCAGATGAACTGGCTTTGTTTGGTGGGTCTGCTGATGGTTTTCTGTGGGGAGGGTCTGCGCAAAGCTGCCATGTTGACGGCAGGATCCAACTTTAACCACATAGTGCAGAATGAAAAGGCCCAGAGTCACGTGCTGGTCACCACTGGAGTTTACGCTCTCTTCAGACATCCCTCCTATGTGGGCTGGTTTTACTGGAGCATTGGCACTCAG ATAATGCTGTGCAACCCCATATGTATACTGGGATATACGATCGCCAGCTGGCGCTTCTTTCGAGAACGCATTGAGGAAGAGGAGATCTCTCTCATTAATTTCTTTGGCGAGGACTACATTGAGTACAAGAAGAAGGTCTTCACTGGCTTGCCCTTCATCTCAGGGATCAGGGTTAACTCCTAA
- the draxinb gene encoding draxin, which translates to MAAFCWYFGSFFLLDLVTMTLSTRTGHSSAMDIFSDNVIIPPRPEASIHQHSHHRKHKGRKERMTPGQLRERPHITVFHTQNEGPDLEGLSPVRLEMEPGDRRRVITPKKRTSMGVDSLIPEQMNISPGAGTLEKAIRRPTGRNMFGGHFIRTHDEESLASGKKRRVSFDQRLNKNSFGSPTEPVFPAATVGSFISPVTAAVGGEPSTKPAPSSKPQVGSYSGGDATPTFNMALFDWTDYEDMRPAHKKQSSKKQGSDKQATKSPSTELVTLTSVKSCKHHLDCLPGSCCNLRKQVCELHNRGLNNKCYDSCMCEEGLRCYAKLHRHYRITRKKGQCVDPEGISLNRGMFIIV; encoded by the exons ATGGCGGCTTTTTGTTGGTATTTCGGCTCATTTTTCCTGCTTGACTTGGTGACCATGACACTGAGCACCAGAACAGGCCACAGTTCAGCCATGGATATCTTCAGCGACAATGTCATTATCCCACCCAGGCCGGAGGCATCCATACATCAACACAGTCATCACAGGAAGCACAAAGGTCGCAAGGAGAGGATGACACCCGGTCAGCTAAGAGAGAGGCCTCACATTACTGTGTTCCACACCCAGAATGAAGGGCCAGACCTGGAGGGCCTCAGTCCCGTCCGCTTAGAGATGGAGCCAGGAGATAGAAGACGGGTAATCACTCCAAAAAAGAGAACCTCCATGGGGGTTGATTCTTTAATTCCAGAGCAAATGAATATCTCTCCTGGTGCTGGGACTCTAGAGAAGGCAATACGACGTCCCACCGGTCGCAATATGTTTGGAGGGCACTTTATTAGGACTCATGATGAAG AGTCTTTGGCATCAGGGAAGAAACGGAGGGTTTCTTTTGATCAAAGGCTCAATAAAAACTCCTTTGGGAGTCCCACAGAGCCAGTGTTCCCTGCAGCCACCGTTGGCTCCTTCATATCGCCCGTAACTGCAGCAGTCGGTGGGGAGCCATCCACAAAGCCAGCCCCCTCCAGTAAACCACAG GTTGGAAGTTATTCAGGTGGAGATGCGACGCCCACTTTCAACATGGCGTTATTCGACTGGACTGATTATGAAGATATGAGGCCTGCACACAAAAAGCAATCATCTAAGAAGCAAG GTTCTGACAAACAGGCCACAAAAAGCCCCAGCACTGAACTTGTGACACTTACATCAGTCAAGAGCTGCAAACATCACCTAGATTGTCTACCAG GGTCTTGCTGCAATCTCAGAAAACAGGTATGTGAGCTTCACAACCGCGGCCTCAACAACAAGTGCTATGATAGCTGCATGTGTGAAGAAg GGCTTCGGTGCTATGCTAAATTACACAGGCATTACCGCATCACACGCAAAAAGGGACAATGTGTTGATCCTGAGGGGATAAGCTTAAACCGTGgcatgtttattattgtttaa
- the LOC127155217 gene encoding transcription factor HES-5-like, which produces MAPTIICREQLPLTNKLRKPIVEKIRRERINSSIEKLKSLLGQEFLKQQPDSRQEKADILEMTLDFLRRQQCSQNPSVCSTAAHDGRSKCVQEAVNFLSQCAVQTESHRRLLKHFLHMQPYTENKTRVPPQITSPAAQSSSKKQTLALWRPW; this is translated from the exons ATGGCACCTACAATCATCTGCAGAGAACAACTTCCACTCACAAACaag CTGAGAAAGCCAATAGTGGAGAAGATCCGCAGAGAACGAATCAACAGCAGCATTGAGAAGCTCAAGTCTCTTCTGGGTCAAGAGTTCCTCAAGCAACAGCCCGACTCCAGACAGGAGAAAGCTGACATCCTGGAGATGACGCTGGATTTCTTGAGACGCCAGCAGTGCTCCCAGAATCCCTCAGTCTGCTCTACTGCAGCTCATGACGGACGCTCTAAATGTGTGCAGGAGGCCGTCAACTTCCTGTCTCAGTGTGCAGTGCAGACCGAGTCCCACAGAAGACTGCTGAAGCACTTCCTGCACATGCAGCCCTACACAGAGAACAAGACACGTGTGCCGCCTCAGATCACTTCACCAGCCGCACAGAGCAGCAGCAAAAAGCAAACTCTGGCGCTCTGGAGACCCTGGTAG
- the LOC127155219 gene encoding transcription factor HES-5-like, which yields MAPTIICREQLPLTNKLRKPIVEKIRRERINSSIEKLKSLLGQEFLKQQPDSRQEKADILEMTLDFLRRQQRSQNPSVCSTAAHDGRSKCVQEAVNFLSQCAVQTESHRRLLKHFLHMQPYTENKTRVPPQITSPAAQSSSKEQTLTLWRPW from the exons ATGGCACCTACAATCATCTGCAGAGAACAACTTCCACTCACAAACaag CTGAGAAAGCCAATAGTGGAGAAGATCCGCAGAGAACGAATCAACAGCAGCATTGAGAAGCTCAAGTCTCTTCTGGGTCAAGAGTTCCTCAAGCAACAGCCCGACTCCAGACAGGAGAAAGCTGACATCCTGGAGATGACGCTGGATTTCTTGAGACGCCAGCAGCGCTCCCAGAATCCCTCAGTCTGCTCTACTGCAGCTCATGATGGACGCTCTAAATGTGTGCAGGAGGCCGTCAACTTCCTGTCTCAGTGTGCAGTGCAGACCGAGTCCCACAGAAGACTGCTGAAGCACTTCCTGCACATGCAGCCCTACACAGAGAACAAGACACGTGTGCCGCCTCAGATCACTTCACCAGCCGCACAGAGCAGCAGCAAAGAGCAAACTCTGACGCTCTGGAGACCCTGGTAg